One genomic window of Oncorhynchus kisutch isolate 150728-3 linkage group LG26, Okis_V2, whole genome shotgun sequence includes the following:
- the akap17a gene encoding A-kinase anchor protein 17A isoform X1 has translation MSREGCNQRLQINFIDEESCSQTSTMSEIDLEIRKVIEDAAQFAISDLEPPFDELQPHFRHQTAHGDLADNLWVKLSQVMMTTLVHDTTEAVCLCQEYNLFLKPIAKMTLSVALPQLKLPGKSISNWEVMERVKAMVAPEQFSALRISKSTMDFIRFEGEVENRGVVKILLAKLDGKSIKLSGFTDILKVRAVENKMDFPTRYDWDSFFRDAKDMNDTVPGERPDTIRLEGLPCRWFTLPDGPPDRPSEMALQTIFQGFGQVRHVDIPMLDPYREETLDKNFNTFTFGGHLNFEAYVQYQEYDGFAKAMDTLRGMKLMYKGEDGKAVACNIKVTFDTSKHLSDVALKRRQQERLRILELERQREELKRKEKEEEERHKEEERKQKEAEEEEKERRREERIRKREQKLRDREERRNLKKVKRRQEEEQKKLQMKIATEERRLLLAQRNLESIRLIAELLGRTKALKQQQQEKERVEREEREKEELARQKEELARLEQLEACRREQEAELRRVELEKGRALDLQRRERELRERLVGNLLKKAGGEGENQTSTQPSGLTMHMGDSSDLSKTGRALGVNGVRPRGEERPRAMVRSHVTEKQIGEREERRGGIEERRGNEWRSREAREKPRERERSRSHSQCRRRYSRRRRSSSRKRSDSQRRRRSHSSKRRSDSRRRRSRISKRRSDSRRRSGSRSHRRDSHHGRGCSSRSTSHDWSRSSSERSHSRGRRGHRHSRHKDSRSRSSSSSSRSRERSREKDRSTERSRDSRKRSRSHSRSRRH, from the exons ATGAGTCGAGAAGGATGTAATCAGCGACTGCAAATCAATTTTATTGATGAAGAAAGCTGCAGTCAGACTTCGACAATGTCG GAGATAGATTTAGAGATCAGGAAGGTGATCGAAGATGCGGCCCAGTTTGCGATCTCTGACCTTGAGCCACCATTTGACGAACTGCAACCACATTTTCGCCATCAAACCGCCCATGGAGATCTGGCAGACAACCTTTGGGTCAAACTAAG TCAGGTCATGATGACCACCCTCGTCCATGACaccactgaggcggtgtgtctgTGTCAGGAGTACAACCTGTTCCTGAAACCCATCGCCAAGATGACG TTGAGTGTGGCACTGCCCCAGCTGAAGTTGCCTGGGAAGAGCATCTCTAACTGGGAGGTGATGGAGAGGGTGAAGGCCATGGTGGCTCCTGAACAGTTCTCTGCCCTCAG gaTCTCTAAGAGCACCATGGACTTTATCCGCTTCGAGGGCGAGGTGGAGAACAGAGGGGTGGTGAAGATCCTACTGGCCAAACTGGATGGCAAGAGCATCAAACTCAGCGGCTTCACTGACATACTCAAG GTGCGTGCAGTGGAGAATAAGATGGACTTCCCGACACGTTATGACTGGGACTCGTTCTTCCGTGACGCCAAGGACATGAACGATACGGTTCCAGGGGAGAGGCCAGACACCATCCGCCTGGAGGGCCTGCCCTGCCGCTGGTTTACCCTGCCTGACGGTCCCCCTGATCGGCCCTCCGAGATGGCCCTGCAAACCATCTTCCAG ggctttggtcaggtgCGTCATGTAGACATCCCCATGTTGGACCCGTACAGAGAGGAGACTCTTGATAAGAACTTCAACACCTTCACCTTTGGCGGCCATCTTAACTTTGAGGCGTACGTCCAGTACCAGGAGTACGATGGCTTCGCCAAGGCCATGGACACACTGAGAGGCATGAAGCTCATGTACAAAGGAGAGGATGGCAAGGCTGTGGCCTGCAACATCAAG gtgaCCTTTGACACCAGTAAACACCTGAGTGACGTGGCTCTGAAGAGACGGCAGCAGGAACGACTGAGAATACTGGagttggagagacagagggaggagctGAAACgcaaggagaaggaggaagaggagagacacaaggaggaggagag GAAACagaaggaggcagaggaggaggaaaaggaacggaggagggaggagaggatacgGAAACGAGAGCAGAAGCTGAGGGaccgggaggagaggaggaacctaaagaaggtgaagaggagacaggaggaagagcagAAGAAGTTGCAGATGAAGATTGCGACAGAGGAGAGAAGACTGTTGTTGGCTCAGAGGAACCTGGAGTCTATACGCCTTATCGCTGAACTACTGGGCAGGACCaag GCTCTGAAACAGCAAcagcaggagaaggagagagtggagagagaggagcgagagaaagaggagtTAGCCAGGCAGAAGGAGGAGTTAGCCCGACTGGAGCAGCTTGAGGCCTGCAGGCGGGAGCAGGAGGCGGAGTTGAGACGTGTGGAGTTAGAGAAAGGGCGTGCCTTGGATCTGCAGCGCAGAGAGAGGGAGCTGAGGGAGAGACTGGTTGGTAACCTGCTGAAGAaggctggaggagagggagaaaaccAGACCTCCACCCAACCCTCAGGCCTGACCATGCACATGGGAGACAGCTCCGACCTGAGTAAGACAGGAAGGGCCCTGGGGGTGAACGGGGTGAGaccgaggggagaggagagacccagAGCTATGGTACGATCACACGTCACTGAGAAACAGATaggagagcgggaggagaggcgaggaggcatagaggagaggagaggtaatgAATGGAGAAGCAGAGAGGCGAGGGAGAAAcctagagaaagggagaggagtcgGTCCCATAGCCAGTGTAGGAGGAGGTACAGCCGGAGACGAAGAAGCTCTAGCAGAAAGAGGAGTGAtagtcagaggaggaggagaagtcaTAGTTCTAAGAGGAGAAGCGATAGCAGACGGAGGAGAAGTCGCATTTCTAAGAGGAGAAGCGATAGCAGACGGAGGAGTGGTAGTCGTAGCCACAGGAGAGACAGTCACCATGGACGGGGCTGCAGCAGCAGGAGCACCAGCCATGATTGGAGCAGAAGCTCTAGTGAGAGGAGCCACAGCAGAGGCAGGAGGGGCCATAGACATAGTAGACATAAAGACAGCAGAAGCAGATCTAGTAGCAGCAGCTctaggagtagagagaggagcagggagaaggacaggagtacagagaggagtagagactcCAGGAAGCGTAGTAGGAGTCATTCTCGTTCTAGACGACACTAA
- the akap17a gene encoding A-kinase anchor protein 17A isoform X2, giving the protein MKKAAVRLRQCRQVMMTTLVHDTTEAVCLCQEYNLFLKPIAKMTLSVALPQLKLPGKSISNWEVMERVKAMVAPEQFSALRISKSTMDFIRFEGEVENRGVVKILLAKLDGKSIKLSGFTDILKVRAVENKMDFPTRYDWDSFFRDAKDMNDTVPGERPDTIRLEGLPCRWFTLPDGPPDRPSEMALQTIFQGFGQVRHVDIPMLDPYREETLDKNFNTFTFGGHLNFEAYVQYQEYDGFAKAMDTLRGMKLMYKGEDGKAVACNIKVTFDTSKHLSDVALKRRQQERLRILELERQREELKRKEKEEEERHKEEERKQKEAEEEEKERRREERIRKREQKLRDREERRNLKKVKRRQEEEQKKLQMKIATEERRLLLAQRNLESIRLIAELLGRTKALKQQQQEKERVEREEREKEELARQKEELARLEQLEACRREQEAELRRVELEKGRALDLQRRERELRERLVGNLLKKAGGEGENQTSTQPSGLTMHMGDSSDLSKTGRALGVNGVRPRGEERPRAMVRSHVTEKQIGEREERRGGIEERRGNEWRSREAREKPRERERSRSHSQCRRRYSRRRRSSSRKRSDSQRRRRSHSSKRRSDSRRRRSRISKRRSDSRRRSGSRSHRRDSHHGRGCSSRSTSHDWSRSSSERSHSRGRRGHRHSRHKDSRSRSSSSSSRSRERSREKDRSTERSRDSRKRSRSHSRSRRH; this is encoded by the exons ATGAAGAAAGCTGCAGTCAGACTTCGACAATGTCG TCAGGTCATGATGACCACCCTCGTCCATGACaccactgaggcggtgtgtctgTGTCAGGAGTACAACCTGTTCCTGAAACCCATCGCCAAGATGACG TTGAGTGTGGCACTGCCCCAGCTGAAGTTGCCTGGGAAGAGCATCTCTAACTGGGAGGTGATGGAGAGGGTGAAGGCCATGGTGGCTCCTGAACAGTTCTCTGCCCTCAG gaTCTCTAAGAGCACCATGGACTTTATCCGCTTCGAGGGCGAGGTGGAGAACAGAGGGGTGGTGAAGATCCTACTGGCCAAACTGGATGGCAAGAGCATCAAACTCAGCGGCTTCACTGACATACTCAAG GTGCGTGCAGTGGAGAATAAGATGGACTTCCCGACACGTTATGACTGGGACTCGTTCTTCCGTGACGCCAAGGACATGAACGATACGGTTCCAGGGGAGAGGCCAGACACCATCCGCCTGGAGGGCCTGCCCTGCCGCTGGTTTACCCTGCCTGACGGTCCCCCTGATCGGCCCTCCGAGATGGCCCTGCAAACCATCTTCCAG ggctttggtcaggtgCGTCATGTAGACATCCCCATGTTGGACCCGTACAGAGAGGAGACTCTTGATAAGAACTTCAACACCTTCACCTTTGGCGGCCATCTTAACTTTGAGGCGTACGTCCAGTACCAGGAGTACGATGGCTTCGCCAAGGCCATGGACACACTGAGAGGCATGAAGCTCATGTACAAAGGAGAGGATGGCAAGGCTGTGGCCTGCAACATCAAG gtgaCCTTTGACACCAGTAAACACCTGAGTGACGTGGCTCTGAAGAGACGGCAGCAGGAACGACTGAGAATACTGGagttggagagacagagggaggagctGAAACgcaaggagaaggaggaagaggagagacacaaggaggaggagag GAAACagaaggaggcagaggaggaggaaaaggaacggaggagggaggagaggatacgGAAACGAGAGCAGAAGCTGAGGGaccgggaggagaggaggaacctaaagaaggtgaagaggagacaggaggaagagcagAAGAAGTTGCAGATGAAGATTGCGACAGAGGAGAGAAGACTGTTGTTGGCTCAGAGGAACCTGGAGTCTATACGCCTTATCGCTGAACTACTGGGCAGGACCaag GCTCTGAAACAGCAAcagcaggagaaggagagagtggagagagaggagcgagagaaagaggagtTAGCCAGGCAGAAGGAGGAGTTAGCCCGACTGGAGCAGCTTGAGGCCTGCAGGCGGGAGCAGGAGGCGGAGTTGAGACGTGTGGAGTTAGAGAAAGGGCGTGCCTTGGATCTGCAGCGCAGAGAGAGGGAGCTGAGGGAGAGACTGGTTGGTAACCTGCTGAAGAaggctggaggagagggagaaaaccAGACCTCCACCCAACCCTCAGGCCTGACCATGCACATGGGAGACAGCTCCGACCTGAGTAAGACAGGAAGGGCCCTGGGGGTGAACGGGGTGAGaccgaggggagaggagagacccagAGCTATGGTACGATCACACGTCACTGAGAAACAGATaggagagcgggaggagaggcgaggaggcatagaggagaggagaggtaatgAATGGAGAAGCAGAGAGGCGAGGGAGAAAcctagagaaagggagaggagtcgGTCCCATAGCCAGTGTAGGAGGAGGTACAGCCGGAGACGAAGAAGCTCTAGCAGAAAGAGGAGTGAtagtcagaggaggaggagaagtcaTAGTTCTAAGAGGAGAAGCGATAGCAGACGGAGGAGAAGTCGCATTTCTAAGAGGAGAAGCGATAGCAGACGGAGGAGTGGTAGTCGTAGCCACAGGAGAGACAGTCACCATGGACGGGGCTGCAGCAGCAGGAGCACCAGCCATGATTGGAGCAGAAGCTCTAGTGAGAGGAGCCACAGCAGAGGCAGGAGGGGCCATAGACATAGTAGACATAAAGACAGCAGAAGCAGATCTAGTAGCAGCAGCTctaggagtagagagaggagcagggagaaggacaggagtacagagaggagtagagactcCAGGAAGCGTAGTAGGAGTCATTCTCGTTCTAGACGACACTAA
- the akap17a gene encoding A-kinase anchor protein 17A isoform X3, with protein sequence MMTTLVHDTTEAVCLCQEYNLFLKPIAKMTLSVALPQLKLPGKSISNWEVMERVKAMVAPEQFSALRISKSTMDFIRFEGEVENRGVVKILLAKLDGKSIKLSGFTDILKVRAVENKMDFPTRYDWDSFFRDAKDMNDTVPGERPDTIRLEGLPCRWFTLPDGPPDRPSEMALQTIFQGFGQVRHVDIPMLDPYREETLDKNFNTFTFGGHLNFEAYVQYQEYDGFAKAMDTLRGMKLMYKGEDGKAVACNIKVTFDTSKHLSDVALKRRQQERLRILELERQREELKRKEKEEEERHKEEERKQKEAEEEEKERRREERIRKREQKLRDREERRNLKKVKRRQEEEQKKLQMKIATEERRLLLAQRNLESIRLIAELLGRTKALKQQQQEKERVEREEREKEELARQKEELARLEQLEACRREQEAELRRVELEKGRALDLQRRERELRERLVGNLLKKAGGEGENQTSTQPSGLTMHMGDSSDLSKTGRALGVNGVRPRGEERPRAMVRSHVTEKQIGEREERRGGIEERRGNEWRSREAREKPRERERSRSHSQCRRRYSRRRRSSSRKRSDSQRRRRSHSSKRRSDSRRRRSRISKRRSDSRRRSGSRSHRRDSHHGRGCSSRSTSHDWSRSSSERSHSRGRRGHRHSRHKDSRSRSSSSSSRSRERSREKDRSTERSRDSRKRSRSHSRSRRH encoded by the exons ATGATGACCACCCTCGTCCATGACaccactgaggcggtgtgtctgTGTCAGGAGTACAACCTGTTCCTGAAACCCATCGCCAAGATGACG TTGAGTGTGGCACTGCCCCAGCTGAAGTTGCCTGGGAAGAGCATCTCTAACTGGGAGGTGATGGAGAGGGTGAAGGCCATGGTGGCTCCTGAACAGTTCTCTGCCCTCAG gaTCTCTAAGAGCACCATGGACTTTATCCGCTTCGAGGGCGAGGTGGAGAACAGAGGGGTGGTGAAGATCCTACTGGCCAAACTGGATGGCAAGAGCATCAAACTCAGCGGCTTCACTGACATACTCAAG GTGCGTGCAGTGGAGAATAAGATGGACTTCCCGACACGTTATGACTGGGACTCGTTCTTCCGTGACGCCAAGGACATGAACGATACGGTTCCAGGGGAGAGGCCAGACACCATCCGCCTGGAGGGCCTGCCCTGCCGCTGGTTTACCCTGCCTGACGGTCCCCCTGATCGGCCCTCCGAGATGGCCCTGCAAACCATCTTCCAG ggctttggtcaggtgCGTCATGTAGACATCCCCATGTTGGACCCGTACAGAGAGGAGACTCTTGATAAGAACTTCAACACCTTCACCTTTGGCGGCCATCTTAACTTTGAGGCGTACGTCCAGTACCAGGAGTACGATGGCTTCGCCAAGGCCATGGACACACTGAGAGGCATGAAGCTCATGTACAAAGGAGAGGATGGCAAGGCTGTGGCCTGCAACATCAAG gtgaCCTTTGACACCAGTAAACACCTGAGTGACGTGGCTCTGAAGAGACGGCAGCAGGAACGACTGAGAATACTGGagttggagagacagagggaggagctGAAACgcaaggagaaggaggaagaggagagacacaaggaggaggagag GAAACagaaggaggcagaggaggaggaaaaggaacggaggagggaggagaggatacgGAAACGAGAGCAGAAGCTGAGGGaccgggaggagaggaggaacctaaagaaggtgaagaggagacaggaggaagagcagAAGAAGTTGCAGATGAAGATTGCGACAGAGGAGAGAAGACTGTTGTTGGCTCAGAGGAACCTGGAGTCTATACGCCTTATCGCTGAACTACTGGGCAGGACCaag GCTCTGAAACAGCAAcagcaggagaaggagagagtggagagagaggagcgagagaaagaggagtTAGCCAGGCAGAAGGAGGAGTTAGCCCGACTGGAGCAGCTTGAGGCCTGCAGGCGGGAGCAGGAGGCGGAGTTGAGACGTGTGGAGTTAGAGAAAGGGCGTGCCTTGGATCTGCAGCGCAGAGAGAGGGAGCTGAGGGAGAGACTGGTTGGTAACCTGCTGAAGAaggctggaggagagggagaaaaccAGACCTCCACCCAACCCTCAGGCCTGACCATGCACATGGGAGACAGCTCCGACCTGAGTAAGACAGGAAGGGCCCTGGGGGTGAACGGGGTGAGaccgaggggagaggagagacccagAGCTATGGTACGATCACACGTCACTGAGAAACAGATaggagagcgggaggagaggcgaggaggcatagaggagaggagaggtaatgAATGGAGAAGCAGAGAGGCGAGGGAGAAAcctagagaaagggagaggagtcgGTCCCATAGCCAGTGTAGGAGGAGGTACAGCCGGAGACGAAGAAGCTCTAGCAGAAAGAGGAGTGAtagtcagaggaggaggagaagtcaTAGTTCTAAGAGGAGAAGCGATAGCAGACGGAGGAGAAGTCGCATTTCTAAGAGGAGAAGCGATAGCAGACGGAGGAGTGGTAGTCGTAGCCACAGGAGAGACAGTCACCATGGACGGGGCTGCAGCAGCAGGAGCACCAGCCATGATTGGAGCAGAAGCTCTAGTGAGAGGAGCCACAGCAGAGGCAGGAGGGGCCATAGACATAGTAGACATAAAGACAGCAGAAGCAGATCTAGTAGCAGCAGCTctaggagtagagagaggagcagggagaaggacaggagtacagagaggagtagagactcCAGGAAGCGTAGTAGGAGTCATTCTCGTTCTAGACGACACTAA
- the LOC109877778 gene encoding acetylserotonin O-methyltransferase-like: protein MGLFDLLASSRRPLSLEEVVQVIRASLSGTEKLYLTRSIHYSSKTIYLCWHYLIDAVREGSNQYEKAFGVKVDDLFEAMYSRHWLCDRRGRRT, encoded by the exons ATGGGTTTATTTGATCTGCTGGCCTCGTCACGGCGCCCCCTGTCTCTAGAGGAGGTAGTGCAGGTAATCAGGGCCAGCCTGAGCGGTACTGAGAAGCTGTATCTGACCCGGTCCATCCACTACAGCTCCAAGACTATCTACCTCTGCTGGCACTACCTGATTGATGCTGTGAG GGAAGGCAGTAACCAGTATGAGAAGGCATTTGGTGTCAAAGTTGATGATTTGTTTGAAGCCATGTACag TCGTCATTGGCTGTGTGATAGGCGGGGAAGGAGGACATAA